In Tachysurus vachellii isolate PV-2020 chromosome 7, HZAU_Pvac_v1, whole genome shotgun sequence, the DNA window gaaaataaagccaTGAGTCTAAAATCTAAAACTACAGGAATTGAAATGAAGTCTTTTAGTGTTTATTGTGGAACTCATCAGAGACCCTGAAGCTTTTCtgaccccacaaacacacaataagtGATAGGaagaggaagtgatgtcatTCATCAGGACCACAGTTCCTCAGTTTGTGTTTGGAGGTTTTATGTCTGAAGGATTTTCTCTGTGGTCCTCCACACTCTTCCTCCACACTCTTCCTCCACACTCTTCCTCCACACACATCCCCCTGAAGTCCCCCTCTTCGCTCCCTCAACTGTCTCCATGGTGATCAGGCGAGTCTCCGAGTGTGAGGCACCTGCACTGTTAGAGTTTCTGAGGTCAAACTGTATTTGTCCGTCAGGCTGCAGACGTGCGGGTGACGTGTGCGGCTCTTCCACGTGTCgtcctgtgtgtgagtgcagaaGATGCAGGAGCAGCTCCTCAGGGCCACTGCAGTGTGCAGACTGTGAAtgaaacacaaccacacaccgTTCATCTCCAGGTACGGAGGAACCTCTGTCCCAGACACCAAGATGAAGAGCAGCAGGAGCAGGAAGGAGCTCCATGTAGACAGGAAGTGACCCAAACACTCCCTCAGCTGTTCAGCGTTCAGGCTCCTCACCCAGCTCATGtaacaggccacgcccacaagcgTTAGCAAGGACGCCCAGGCCACCTGCCGGCTCTGAGCTCCACATATCACCTGACAGAGCTGCAGGGTGACATGATCGTCCTGGTCCCTGGTGATCGGGTTGGAATCAGGGACGGTAAAGACGTACAATGTGGACAGAGTCCACAGCAGGAGCATGGCGGCGTTGTGGACGAGCGTCTGTGTGGGACGAGGACAGGGACGGCGTGCGCTCCACAGGACGTCCAGTGCAGAGAGGATGAAGACGGGCCAGTGCAGAAGCCCCTGGATGGAACACGCCGCCTGAACCAGAACACACACGTGGTACTTAGTCAGGTGCAGCGTGAACATCTGAACGTCCTGCACCAGGAATATACAGGTAACGCTCAGGTGCAGGAGGGCGTCGCCCAGCGCCAGtgacacacagaacacaccacaGAAGCTCCGCCCCACATGACCCTTCtgcaccaacaccaccacccaGTTCAACAATGTCTTCATCCACAGAGTCGCCAACAGGGTCTCCATGGAAACCtccatttttcacacacacacacacacactctcacacacacttacaaacacttacactcttacagtcatacacacaatatacacactcacacacacaaagaaacactcagacaca includes these proteins:
- the gpr160 gene encoding probable G-protein coupled receptor 160, which produces MEVSMETLLATLWMKTLLNWVVVLVQKGHVGRSFCGVFCVSLALGDALLHLSVTCIFLVQDVQMFTLHLTKYHVCVLVQAACSIQGLLHWPVFILSALDVLWSARRPCPRPTQTLVHNAAMLLLWTLSTLYVFTVPDSNPITRDQDDHVTLQLCQVICGAQSRQVAWASLLTLVGVACYMSWVRSLNAEQLRECLGHFLSTWSSFLLLLLFILVSGTEVPPYLEMNGVWLCFIHSLHTAVALRSCSCIFCTHTQDDTWKSRTRHPHVCSLTDKYSLTSETLTVQVPHTRRLA